Proteins co-encoded in one Papaver somniferum cultivar HN1 chromosome 5, ASM357369v1, whole genome shotgun sequence genomic window:
- the LOC113283628 gene encoding protein ENHANCED DISEASE RESISTANCE 4-like has protein sequence MATHPPPSPLPLPPGRVAAGGGGGGKVRLVRCPKCRGLLPELPNVPLYKCGGCGATLRAKIRNEPPAASIPDHTNELENSSSSPSQATKLTSTNANSCLTSPISESCSDKEEEETNKQNTSPNGQLDCRGRKQVSDAEEEVGNNNDGCSSPDVQFGVTQRYSANSTTHYPAGDSVLLSPDILFGDSDRPSSQTDSCEQLEKSQEIVCRDSDHPSSRDEMETNTQVVITDEERSSQEEEMHIPSSTELSNNHENDMPELEEEEKLGAKSFHAYDGSVSSYEGWDDQLHHQQHIRKYTYEFDDSSGEQIRRDVPLNDKVNPRVPLPLRSRKFQTMSLNDNQVKTRMENNVSLNEEPPADITNGTNAEEKLLNSESFHTAQTSTQSQRMSDKDFYRKVPPAAFENGGPSTSMYDSDSHPVEKGASVVEHNQDELLRKVDELRERLCKSYALKLETRNEKFLKGGAHQQEHEGPMYSNHAQQRQKDPSCYRRNYPWHFSGACPPSNSVPFQGRDSTQIAMASDCRCHVGYTSLQCCPEQFQYSLQRPPVAKGCYSEQLCQIHPGYMCYHPCGSGPVNNSNFAPRICNSQPLPHAQRQHMDHKVEKQNLYPHRDRRNHIKRHCLPVAGGAPIIVCYSCKILLQLPADFILSSNRCTKLRCSSCSETLIFQLQSGRSVPFRPNPPTVPPPSEVNSTSRRSSDFSVSKENNRNRDESSVLDETSRANSRPILLEKRLHGEEVQRTSGSPLHSLMGYPSPRRLLIKRSSDIDQER, from the exons ATGGCGACTCATCCTCCTCCTTCTCCTCTTCCTCTGCCTCCTGGTCGTGTTGCtgccggtggtggtggtggcggcaaagTCAGATTAGTTCGATGTCCCAAATGTCGTGGCCTTCTTCCCGAGTTACCCAATGTTCCTTTGTACAAATGCGGTGGATGTGGTGCAACACTACGAG CTAAAATTCGAAATGAACCACCAGCAGCTTCAATTCCTGATCACACCAATGAATTGgagaattcttcttcttcaccttctcaaGCTACCAAATTGACTTCTACAAATGCGAATTCATGCCTCACAAGTCCAATTAGCGAGTCTTGTTCTGATAAGGAGGAGGAGGAAACCAATAAGCAGAACACTTCACCAAATGGCCAACTTGATTGTCGAGGCAGGAAACAAGTGTCCGATGCTGAAGAAGAAGTTGGCAACAATAATGATGGATGCTCGAGTCCTGATGTTCAATTTGGCGTCACACAAAGATACAGTGCAAACTCTACTACTCATTATCCAGCAGGTGACAGCGTCCTGTTATCTCCTGATATCCTGTTTGGTGACTCCGATCGGCCAAGTTCGCAGACTGATAGTTGTGAACAACTCGAGAAATCCCAGGAGATCGTTTGCCGTGACTCTGACCATCCCAGTTCAAGAGATGAAATGGAGACTAATACACAAGTGGTAATTACGGATGAGGAGAGGTCGTCCCAAGAGGAGGAAATGCATATACCCAGCAGCACAGAATTATCTAACAATCACGAAAACGATATGCCTGAgttggaggaggaagaaaaactAGGTGCTAAAAGCTTCCACGCCTACGACGGAAGTGTCTCTTCTTACGAAGGATGGGATGATCAACTCCACCATCAGCAGCATATCCGAAAATATACTTACGAATTTGATGATTCTAGTGGCGAACAAATAAGAAGGGATGTCCCATTGAATGACAAGGTGAATCCCAGAGTACCACTGCCACTTCGTTCCAGGAAGTTTCAGACCATGTCACTGAATGATAATCAAGTCAAAACTAGGATGGAAAACAACGTTAGTTTGAATGAAGAACCACCAGCTGATATTACAAATGGCACCAATGCAGAGGAGAAGCTCCTCAATTCAGAGAGCTTTCATACAGCTCAAACCTCGACGCAATCCCAACGGATGTCAGACAAGGACTTCTACAGAAAGGTTCCTCCTGCTGCTTTCGAAAACGGTGGCCCGTCGACAAGTATGTATGATTCAGATTCACATCCAGTGGAGAAGGGCGCATCGGTCGTCGAGCACAACCAAGACGAACTGTTGAGGAAGGTGGACGAATTGAGAGAGCGACTTTGTAAATCCTATGCTCTGAAACTGGAGACCAGAAATGAGAAATTTTTGAAAGGAGGAGCTCATCAACAGGAACATGAGGGGCCAATGTACAGTAATCATGCACAACAAAGGCAGAAAGATCCGAGTTGTTATCGCAGAAACTACCCCTGGCACTTTTCTGGAGCATGCCCACCAAGCAATTCTGTGCCGTTTCAAGGTCGGGACTCCACACAAATCGCAATGGCCTCAGATTGTAGATGCCATGTTGGTTACACGAGCTTGCAATGCTGCCCTGAACAATTCCAGTACTCCCTGCAGAGACCACCAGTAGCCAAAGGCTGTTACAGTGAGCAGCTATGCCAGATTCATCCTGGTTATATGTGCTACCATCCTTGTGGTTCCGGTCCTGTCAACAACTCCAATTTTGCTCCCAGGATTTGCAATTCGCAACCACTTCCGCACGCCCAGAGGCAGCATATGGATCACAAGGTGGAGAAGCAGAATCTGTATCCACATCGCGATAGACGAAATCATATCAAGAGACATTGTCTTCCTGTAGCAGGGGGGGCTCCTATTATAGTTTGTTATAGCTGCAAGATACTGCTCCAGCTACCTGCAGATTTTATCCTTTCGAGTAACAGGTGCACTAAATTGCGTTGTAGTTCTTGCTCCGAGACACTTATCTTTCAGCTTCAGAGCGGGAGAAGTGTTCCATTTCGGCCAAATCCACCAACAGTTCCTCCACCCAGTGAAGTCAATTCAACCAGCAGGAGAAGTTCGGATTTTTCCGTCTCTAAAGAGAATAATCGTAACAGAGATGAGAGTTCAGTACTGGATGAAACTTCTCGCGCAAACAGTCGACCTATATTGCTGGAGAAAAGGCTACATGGAGAAGAAGTGCAACGTACTTCAGGTTCGCCGCTTCATAGTCTTATGGGTTATCCTTCCCCAAGAAGACTTTTGATAAAAAGGTCGTCAGACATAGATCAAGAAAGGTGA
- the LOC113283629 gene encoding uncharacterized aarF domain-containing protein kinase At5g05200, chloroplastic-like — MAGGGAVVVSASRVVGGGRGGGGGGITATTRWNHLHNPSSKITSTSSRNPIPISNPVSISIGGRSRRNRLSLFVRYAQTQDFSSRFQDGVEKLPKLVEDIVQTSLNTGPRGPVRLVQGIQAFLGVGAEWISDVSKTVNTSTATTGLPAQMQLGLLSPIYLRKLFERMGVTYIKLGQFIASAPTLFPPEYVEEFQKCFDRAPAVPFEQIQAILRQELGTTVESVYDYVDPVPLASASVAQVHAAKLRGSQQDVVIKVLKPGIEDTLVADLNFIYVASRILEFLNPEFSRTSLVDIVKDIKVSMLEEVDFKKEAANIESFQRYLEAMGLTRQATAPKVYLHCSTRRILTMERLYGVPLTDLDSIRSLVTSPETTLITALNVWFGSLLACETFHADVHAGNLWVLRDGRIGFLDFGIVGRISPKTWAAMEGFLASIAIEEYEQMASSLIDMGATSSNVDAKAFARDLEKVFSSIQDLDTEVIVAAARGSDARTTVAANVVVDERQMNALFLDVVRVSESYGLRFPREFALLMKQLLYFDRYTRLLAPNVNMLQDQRISIASNRQRNIKNNADNWR, encoded by the exons ATGGCAGGAGGAGGAGCTGTGGTGGTTTCAGCCTCCAGGGTAGTCGGAGGTGGgagaggtggtggtggaggtggaatTACAGCAACAACAAGGTGGAATCATTTGCACAACCCCTCTTCTAAGATTACTAGTACGTCCTCTAGAAACCCAATTCCAATTTCAAACCCAGTCTCAATCTCAATTGGTGGTCGTAGCAGACGAAATCGGTTATCACTGTTTGTTCGTTATGCTCAAACCCAGGATTTTTCATCTCGTTTCCAAG ATGGTGTTGAGAAATTGCCAAAATTGGTGGAAGATATAGTCCAGACATCATTAAACACAGGTCCGCGCGGTCCGGTTCGGTTAGTTCAAGGTATTCAAGCTTTTCTTGGTGTTGGTGCTGAATGGATTTCTGATGTCTCCAAG ACAGTTAACacttcaacagcaacaacaggacTACCAGCACAAATGCAACTTGGGTTACTTTCGCCTATTTATCTCCGCAAATTGTTCGAACGAATGGGTGTTACTTACATCAAGCTAGGCCAG TTCATTGCGTCGGCCCCAACCTTGTTTCCACCAGAATATGTTGAGGAGTTCCAAAAGTGCTTTGACAGGGCACCTGCAGTCCCTTTTGAACAAATTCAAGCTATTTTACGGCAGGAGTTAGGGACGACTGTGGAGAGTGTTTACGACTATGTAGATCCAGTTCCGCTAGCATCAGCTTCTGTTGCGCAG GTTCATGCTGCAAAGCTGAGAGGTTCCCAGCAAGACGTAGTGATAAAGGTTTTAAAGCCTGGAATCGAGGACACATTAGTTGCAGACCTCAACTTTATTTATGTTGCTTCCCGAATTCTGGAATTCTTGAATCCCGAATTCAGCCGCACGTCACTG GTTGATATTGTTAAAGATATAAAGGTATCAATGCTTGAAGAAGTTGACTTCAAAAAGGAAGCTGCAAACATCGAGTCCTTTCAAAGATATCTTGAAGCAATGGGTCTCACAAGGCAAGCTACAGCTCCAAAAGTGTATCTGCACTGCAGTACTCGACGAATATTGACCATGGAGAGGCTGTATGGAGTTCCTCTCACTGATCTAGACTCTATTAGATCCCTCGTTACTAGTCCAGAGACAACACTTATAACAGCGCTAAATGTGTG GTTTGGTAGTTTGCTGGCTTGTGAAACCTTTCATGCTGACGTACATGCAGGAAATTTGTGGGTTCTTCGCGATGGCCGAATCGGATTCCTTGATTTTG GGATTGTGGGGCGCATCTCTCCCAAAACATGGGCAGCTATGGAGGGATTTTTGGCATCTATTGCTATTGAAGAATATGAACAGATGGCGTCATCTTTAATTGACATGGGTGCAACAAGCAGCAATGTGGATGCCAAAGCATTTGCAAGAGACCTGGAAAAAGTATTTTCATCGATACAG GATTTGGACACTGAAGTCATTGTTGCTGCAGCTAGAGGTTCGGACGCGAGAACTACTGTAGCTGCTAACGTAGTTGTTGATGAGAGGCAGATGAATGCTCTATTTCTTGATGTG GTACGAGTGAGTGAATCTTACGGGCTGAGATTTCCTCGTGAGTTTGCACTTCTTATGAAGCAACTTCTGTATTTCGATCGTTATACCCGTCTGTTGGCTCCCAACGTGAACATGCTCCAGGACCAGAGAATCAGCATTGCCTCAAACAGACAACGGAACATCAAAAACAACGCAGATAATTGGCGATGA